The Budorcas taxicolor isolate Tak-1 chromosome 18, Takin1.1, whole genome shotgun sequence genome window below encodes:
- the ZNF23 gene encoding zinc finger protein 23: MENFSYNSQLNQGQDSYTGEKPHQYKECGKAFSISAKLIWHQRLHSGEKPFKCVECGKSFSYSSHYITHQTIHSGEKPYQCKVCGKAFSVNGSLSRHQRIHTGEKPYECNDCGRAFNVNAKLIQHQRIHTGEKPYECTECGRGFRCSSQLRQHQSTHTGERPFQCKECGKAFSSNAKLIQHQRIHTGEKPYECTECGKAFGVKGKLIQHQRIHTGEKPYECKECGKTFRCNSQLRQHLRIHTGEKPYECNECGKAFNVNAKLMQHQRIHTGEKPFECNECGKCFTSKRNLLDHHRIHTGENRSPASRKPFQRRGRIHLSRPSPRLAKTCGAGSRWPPPFPSPLGARLVALGFCFGLEVRESGEDGPAGPGLGGRRCGHEEPAIKTNRPPAWPLLPPAAGPLTAGREETN; the protein is encoded by the exons ATGGAAAACTTTAGCTATAATTCTCAACTTAATCAGGGTCAAGATAGCtacactggagagaagccccaTCAGTATAAGgagtgtggcaaagcctttagCATCAGTGCAAAATTAATTTGGCATCAAAGACTTCACAGTGGGGAGAAGCCCTTCAAATGTGTAGAGTGCGGTAAAAGCTTCAGTTACAGTTCCCATTATATTACACATCAGACAATCCACAGTGGGGAGAAGCCCTATCAGTGTAAGGTgtgtggaaaagccttcagtGTTAACGGGAGTCTCAGTAGGC ATCAGAGaatccacactggagagaaaccttacgaGTGTAATGACTGTGGGAGAGCTTTCAATGTTAATGCAAAATTAATTCAACATCAGCGgatccacactggagagaaaccttatgaatgtaCTGAGTGTGGGAGAGGCTTCAGGTGCAGTTCCCAGCTTAGGCAGCATCAGAGCACCCACACTGGAGAGAGGCCGTTTCAGTGTAAGGAGTGTGGAAAGGCCTTTAGTAGTAATGCAAAACTCATTCAGCATCAAAGAATTCACACAGGGGAGAAACCCTATGAGTGTActgaatgtggaaaagcctttgGCGTCAAAGGGAAATTAATCCAGCACCAGAGAATCCACACGGGTGAGAAACCCTATGAGTGTAAAGAATGTGGCAAAACCTTCAGGTGTAACTCACAGCTTCGGCAGCATCTGAGAATCCACACCGGGGAGAAGCCCTACGAGTGTAATGAGTGTGGAAAGGCCTTCAACGTTAATGCGAAGTTAATGCAGCATCAGAGGATTCACACTGGGGAGAAACCCTTTGAATGTAATGAGTGTGGGAAATGCTTTACTTCTAAAAGAAACCTACTTGATCATCACCGAATccacactggagaaaa CCGAAGCCCagcctccaggaagcccttccaGCGGCGCGGCCGCATTCACCTCTCTCGCCCCTCTCCTCGGCTCGCCAAG ACGTGCGGCGCTGGCAGCCGGTGGCCGCCTCCCTTCCCGTCGCCCTTGGGCGCGCGCCTTGTCGCCCTGGGATTCTGTTTTGGCCTCGAAGTGAGAGAGAGCGGAGAGGACGGGCCCGCGGGTCCAGGGCTCGGAGGCCGGCGCTGTGGGCACGAGGAGCCAGCCATTAAGACGAACAGACCGCCAGCTTGGCCCCTGCTGCCCCCGGCGGCCGGTCCGCTCACTGCAGGGCGGGAAGAAACGAACTAG
- the TLE7 gene encoding transducin-like enhancer protein 7, with the protein MSEEKEEASFGVLPIYDEPEKRGDVPESPDASSQPEHHAWSQLGEVCGSPEQPLGSLRQHGPAYQEMTCASPQQWAPQALVGSELPATWLSKAESEDAACGFSPPPGTEFGQPCPSPGPAEEVLSFLRAIPPVPDDVVVRQRAPHKSWKVGRLRHGKKVYAVAVSGSTHHVYTCGHGYIRVWDESALHAWDQAPRAQLNFQDRDSCVFTCKLFPDERSLITGGLSQSLTLWDLAPTPRVRAQLASTGPVCYSLALSSNAQICVACFKGFVEIWDLQNQILIRKHEVPIYGSQCVDITGNKLWTGGEDTKLYSWDLRSYQRLQQQDLRHEILSITHDPSEEWLLVGLRMSDIVIVHTNRKEKFKAVLQKYVYHHNLKFASCGSYFVATMNETIRCIAAPSLHRLFQVEESAHILCCDVSSDNQYVVTGSKNSATVYQLLY; encoded by the exons ATGagtgaagagaaggaagaggcctCGTTCGGTGTGCTCCCGATTTATGATGAGCCTGAGAAGAGGGGGGACGTGCCAGAGAGCCCTGATGCTTCCTCCCAGCCGGAGCACCATGCATGGTCTCAGCTGGGCGAGGTGTGCGGTTCCCCGGAGCAGCCCCTGGGCTCCCTGAGGCAGCACGGCCCAGCTTATCAAGAGATGACCTGTGCGAGTCCCCAGCAGTGGGCCCCCCAGGCCCTGGTCGGATCTGAGCTGCCAGCCACTTGGCTCTCCAAGGCAGAATCTGAAGATGCAGCATGCGGTTTCAG CCCCCCACCAGGAACGGAGTTTG GTCAGCCTTGTCCTTCGCCTGGTCCCGCTGAAGAAGTCTTGTCATTCCTCAGAGCAATT CCTCCCGTTCCAGATGATGTGGTGGTTAGGCAGAGGGCCCCACATAAGTCCTGGAAGGTTGGCCGACTCCGCCATGGGAAGAAAGTCTATGCAGTGGCTGTTAGCGGCTCAACTCACCACGTGTACACGTGTGGCCACGGCTACATCAGAGTGTGGGATGAGAGTGCCCTGCATGCCTGGGACCAGGCGCCCCGGGCCCAGCTCAACTTCCAG GACCGTGACAGCTGTGTCTTCACCTGCAAGCTGTTCCCCGATGAGCGGAGCCTGATCACGGGGGGTCTGTCCCAGAGCCTGACACTTTGGGACTTGGCACCCACCCCCCGTGTCAGGGCACAGCTGGCCTCCACCGGCCCTGTGTGCTATTCCTTGGCTCTCTCTTCCAACGCCCAGATCTGCGTGGCTTGTTTCAAAGGATTTGTTGAAATTTGGGATTTGCAGAACCAAATCTTGATCAG GAAGCATGAAGTCCCCATATACGGATCCCAGTGTGTGGACATCACGGGCAATAAACTCTGGACAGGAGGTGAAGACACCAAACTATATTCCTGGGACCTGAGGAGCTACCAGAGGCTGCAGCAACAAGATTTACGGCATGAG ATCCTCAGCATCACCCATGACCCCAGTGAGGAGTGGTTGTTAGTAGGCTTGAGAATGAGTGACATCGTAATCGTGCACACAAACCGGAAGGAAAAGTTTAAGGCTGTCCTACAGAAATACGTCTACCATCACAATCTCAAGTTTGCCTCCTGTG GGAGCTATTTTGTGGCCACAATGAATGAGACGATCCGCTGCATAGCTGCACCTTCTCTACATAGATTGTTTCAG GTAGAGGAGTCCGCACACATCCTGTGTTGTGACGTATCTTCTGACAACCAGTATGTGGTCACAGGCTCCAAGAATAGTGCCACGGTTTACCAGCTCTTGTATTGA